A part of Brassica rapa cultivar Chiifu-401-42 chromosome A05, CAAS_Brap_v3.01, whole genome shotgun sequence genomic DNA contains:
- the LOC103868522 gene encoding jacalin-related lectin 34 isoform X1 translates to MSWDDGTHAKVNRVQLTFDDVIRSIEVEYEGTNVQPQRRGTVGTNSDEFTLSSDEFITRVSGYYRTTFSGDVITALLFRTNKKTYGPYGNLTRNFFSADAPRNNQIAGFLGNSGSALNSINVHFAPIPPPGSIKPKPAGPGTGDAGSGQPVSPGPGDAGGGPKPGGPGTGENGAGTKPSGPGTGENGAGTKPGDLGTGADGEGTKPGGSGTGEDGAGTKPGGPGTGENGAGTKPSGPGTGENGAGTKPGDLGTGADGEGTKPGGSGTDEDGAGTKPGGLETGEDGAGTKPVGSGTGNDGGGPRPVIPGKMGPLGGDKGNEFDDVGFDGVKKITVGADEFSITYIKIEYSKDGKVEIREHGTSRGQLKEFSVDYPNDNIVAVGGSYNHIFTYDTTLITSLYFTTSRGFTSPLFGEKTGTDFEFQGENRGKLLGFHGRAGFAIDAIGAYFHTGSQGGQGGGPRPVVPGKMGPLGGAKGNEFDDVGFDGVKKVTVGADEFSVTYLKIEYIKDGKVEIREHGTNRGQLKEFSVDYPNDNIVAVGGSYNHIFTYDTTLITSLYFTTSRGFTSPLFGEKKGTDFEFQGENRGKLLGFHGRAGYAIDAIGAYFHTGSQGGEGGGPKPVVPVKMGPLGGDRGNEFNDVGFDGVKKVAVAADEFSVTYIKIEYVKDGKVEIREHGTSRGQVKEFSVDHPNDNFTAVGGSYDHIFTYDTTLITSLYLTTSRGFTSPLFGEMKGTEFEFKGENGGKLIGFHGRAGHAIDAIGAYFDTGSKPGGDSNSGKGTDSGSSTKDSGKGTDSGSSTKDSGKGSDSGSSTQDSGKGSDSGSSTQRLEAQGGKGGNQWDDGGDYDGVTKIHVAVGRWIEEISFEYVKNGQTKKGPARGVRGRRSTIGTFEISHPNEYLISVKGWSDSSNKIAGIQFKTNTKTSKYYGFEKIPGDESTDILLEVKDKKIVGFHGFADSHVNALGAYIAPAAN, encoded by the exons ATGTCTTGGGATGACGGAACGCACGCGAAGGTGAACAGAGTCCAGCTTACGTTTGATGACGTCATCAGATCTATCGAGGTTGAATACGAGGGCACCAACGTTCAGCCCCAGCGTCGTGGCACCGTTGGCACCAACTCTGACGAA TTTACACTGAGCTCAGACGAGTTCATAACGCGTGTGTCTGGTTACTACCGAACGACTTTCTCCGGAGACGTTATAACGGCGTTATTGTTTAGGACGAACAAGAAGACCTATGGGCCTTATGGAAACCTAACACGAAACTTCTTTTCTGCTGACGCACCGAGAAACAACCAAATAGCTGGATTTCTAGGAAATAGTGGAAGTGCACTCAACTCCATCAACGTTCATTTTGCTCCCATTCCTCCCCCTGGTAGCATTAAACCAAAACCTGCTGGCCCCGGAACAGGCGACGCTGGAAGCGGTCAACCTGTTAGCCCAGGACCCGGCGATGCGGGAGGTGGTCCAAAACCTGGTGGTCCTGGAACCGGTGAAAACGGAGCCGGCACTAAACCTAGTGGTCCCGGAACCGGTGAAAACGGAGCCGGCACTAAACCTGGTGACCTTGGAACCGGGGCAGATGGAGAAGGTACTAAACCTGGTGGCTCTGGAACCGGCGAAGACGGAGCCGGTACTAAACCTGGTGGTCCTGGAACCGGTGAAAACGGAGCCGGCACTAAACCTAGTGGTCCCGGAACCGGTGAAAACGGAGCCGGCACTAAACCTGGTGACCTTGGAACCGGGGCAGATGGAGAAGGTACTAAACCTGGTGGCTCTGGAACCGACGAAGACGGAGCCGGTACTAAACCTGGTGGCCTTGAGACAGGAGAAGACGGAGCTGGTACTAAACCTGTTGGCTCTGGAACTGGCAACGATGGAGGCGGTCCTAGACCTGTTATCCCTGGAAAGATGGGACCCCTTGGTGGTGACAAGGGAAATGAATTCGACGATGTTGGTTTTGATGGTGTGAAGAAAATAACTGTGGGAGCAGATGAATTCAGTATAACTTATATCAAGATCGAATACAGTAAGGACGGAAAAGTTGAAATACGTGAACACGGGACAAGCCGCGGGCAACTAAAAGAG TTTTCGGTGGATTATCCAAATGATAATATCGTGGCCGTTGGTGGAAGCTACAATCATATTTTCACGTATGATACAACGCTTATCACATCGCTATACTTCACAACCTCCAGGGGTTTTACCTCTCCTTTATTTGGTGAGAAAACGGGAACAGATTTCGAGTTCCAAGGTGAAAATAGAGGAAAACTTCTCGGGTTCCATGGACGTGCTGGTTTTGCTATTGATGCCATCGGAGCTTACTTCCACACTGGTTCACAAGGTGGCCAGGGAGGTGGTCCTAGACCTGTTGTCCCCGGAAAGATGGGACCCTTAGGTGGTGCCAAGGGAAATGAATTTGATGATGTTGGTTTTGATGGTGTGAAGAAAGTAACTGTGGGAGCAGATGAATTCAGTGTAACTTATCTCAAGATCGAATACATAAAGGACGGAAAAGTTGAGATACGTGAACACGGGACAAATCGCGGGCAACTAAAAGAG TTCTCGGTGGATTATCCAAATGATAACATCGTGGCCGTTGGTGGAAGCTACAATCATATTTTCACATATGATACAACGCTTATCACATCGCTATACTTCACAACCTCCAGGGGTTTTACCTCTCCATTATTCGGTGAGAAGAAGGGAACAGATTTCGAGTTCCAAGGTGAAAATAGAGGAAAGCTTCTCGGGTTCCATGGACGTGCTGGCTATGCTATTGATGCCATCGGAGCTTACTTCCACACCGGTTCACAAGGCGGTGAGGGAGGTGGTCCTAAACCTGTAGTACCCGTAAAGATGGGACCCCTAGGTGGTGACAGGGGAAACGAATTCAACGATGTTGGTTTCGATGGTGTGAAGAAAGTAGCTGTGGCAGCTGATGAATTCAGTGTAACCTACATCAAGATCGAGTACGTAAAGGATGGAAAAGTTGAAATCCGTGAGCACGGGACAAGTCGAGGGCAAGTAAAAGag TTTTCGGTGGATCATCCAAATGATAACTTCACGGCCGTTGGTGGAAGCTACGATCATATTTTCACATATGATACAACACTTATCACATCATTATACCTCACAACCTCAAGAGGATTTACCTCTCCTTTATTCGGTGAGATGAAGGGAACAGAATTCGAGTTCAAAGGTGAAAATGGAGGAAAGCTTATTGGATTCCATGGACGTGCTGGTCATGCTATTGATGCTATTGGGGCCTACTTCGACACTGGTTCTAAACCGGGGGGCGACTCAAACAGTGGAAAAGGAACTGACAGCGGTTCTAGTACTAAAGACAGTGGAAAAGGAACTGACAGCGGTTCTAGTACTAAAGACAGTGGAAAAGGATCTGACAGCGGTTCTAGTACTCAAGACAGTGGAAAAGGATCTGACAGCGGTTCTAGTACTCAAAGACTGGAGGCACAAGGAGGCAAGGGAGGCAATCAATGGGATGACGGAGGCGATTACGACGGTGTGACAAAGATACATGTTGCAGTTGGTCGATGGATTGAGGAAATCAGCTTCGAGTATGTCAAGAACGGACAGACAAAGAAAGGACCCGCACGTGGTGTGAGGGGAAGGAGATCTACCATTGGAACG TTTGAGATAAGTCATCCCAACGAGTATCTTATTTCCGTGAAGGGTTGGTCAGATTCATCCAACAAAATTGCGGGAATTCAATTCAAAACCAACACAAAGACTTCAAAGTATTATGGATTTGAAAAAATTCCTGGAGACGAAAGTACAGACATTTTACTTGAAGTGAAAGACAAGAAGATCGTCGGTTTTCATGGCTTCGCGGACTCTCACGTCAATGCTCTTGGAGCTTATATCGCTCCAGCAGCCAACTGA
- the LOC103868522 gene encoding jacalin-related lectin 34 isoform X2, which translates to MSWDDGTHAKVNRVQLTFDDVIRSIEVEYEGTNVQPQRRGTVGTNSDEFTLSSDEFITRVSGYYRTTFSGDVITALLFRTNKKTYGPYGNLTRNFFSADAPRNNQIAGFLGNSGSALNSINVHFAPIPPPGSIKPKPAGPGTGDAGSGQPVSPGPGDAGGGPKPGGPGTGENGAGTKPSGPGTGENGAGTKPGDLGTGADGEGTKPGGSGTGEDGAGTKPGGPGTGENGAGTKPSGPGTGENGAGTKPGDLGTGADGEGTKPGGSGTDEDGAGTKPGGLETGEDGAGTKPVGSGTGNDGGGPRPVIPGKMGPLGGDKGNEFDDVGFDGVKKITVGADEFSITYIKIEYSKDGKVEIREHGTSRGQLKEFSVDYPNDNIVAVGGSYNHIFTYDTTLITSLYFTTSRGFTSPLFGEKKGTDFEFQGENRGKLLGFHGRAGYAIDAIGAYFHTGSQGGEGGGPKPVVPVKMGPLGGDRGNEFNDVGFDGVKKVAVAADEFSVTYIKIEYVKDGKVEIREHGTSRGQVKEFSVDHPNDNFTAVGGSYDHIFTYDTTLITSLYLTTSRGFTSPLFGEMKGTEFEFKGENGGKLIGFHGRAGHAIDAIGAYFDTGSKPGGDSNSGKGTDSGSSTKDSGKGTDSGSSTKDSGKGSDSGSSTQDSGKGSDSGSSTQRLEAQGGKGGNQWDDGGDYDGVTKIHVAVGRWIEEISFEYVKNGQTKKGPARGVRGRRSTIGTFEISHPNEYLISVKGWSDSSNKIAGIQFKTNTKTSKYYGFEKIPGDESTDILLEVKDKKIVGFHGFADSHVNALGAYIAPAAN; encoded by the exons ATGTCTTGGGATGACGGAACGCACGCGAAGGTGAACAGAGTCCAGCTTACGTTTGATGACGTCATCAGATCTATCGAGGTTGAATACGAGGGCACCAACGTTCAGCCCCAGCGTCGTGGCACCGTTGGCACCAACTCTGACGAA TTTACACTGAGCTCAGACGAGTTCATAACGCGTGTGTCTGGTTACTACCGAACGACTTTCTCCGGAGACGTTATAACGGCGTTATTGTTTAGGACGAACAAGAAGACCTATGGGCCTTATGGAAACCTAACACGAAACTTCTTTTCTGCTGACGCACCGAGAAACAACCAAATAGCTGGATTTCTAGGAAATAGTGGAAGTGCACTCAACTCCATCAACGTTCATTTTGCTCCCATTCCTCCCCCTGGTAGCATTAAACCAAAACCTGCTGGCCCCGGAACAGGCGACGCTGGAAGCGGTCAACCTGTTAGCCCAGGACCCGGCGATGCGGGAGGTGGTCCAAAACCTGGTGGTCCTGGAACCGGTGAAAACGGAGCCGGCACTAAACCTAGTGGTCCCGGAACCGGTGAAAACGGAGCCGGCACTAAACCTGGTGACCTTGGAACCGGGGCAGATGGAGAAGGTACTAAACCTGGTGGCTCTGGAACCGGCGAAGACGGAGCCGGTACTAAACCTGGTGGTCCTGGAACCGGTGAAAACGGAGCCGGCACTAAACCTAGTGGTCCCGGAACCGGTGAAAACGGAGCCGGCACTAAACCTGGTGACCTTGGAACCGGGGCAGATGGAGAAGGTACTAAACCTGGTGGCTCTGGAACCGACGAAGACGGAGCCGGTACTAAACCTGGTGGCCTTGAGACAGGAGAAGACGGAGCTGGTACTAAACCTGTTGGCTCTGGAACTGGCAACGATGGAGGCGGTCCTAGACCTGTTATCCCTGGAAAGATGGGACCCCTTGGTGGTGACAAGGGAAATGAATTCGACGATGTTGGTTTTGATGGTGTGAAGAAAATAACTGTGGGAGCAGATGAATTCAGTATAACTTATATCAAGATCGAATACAGTAAGGACGGAAAAGTTGAAATACGTGAACACGGGACAAGCCGCGGGCAACTAAAAGAG TTCTCGGTGGATTATCCAAATGATAACATCGTGGCCGTTGGTGGAAGCTACAATCATATTTTCACATATGATACAACGCTTATCACATCGCTATACTTCACAACCTCCAGGGGTTTTACCTCTCCATTATTCGGTGAGAAGAAGGGAACAGATTTCGAGTTCCAAGGTGAAAATAGAGGAAAGCTTCTCGGGTTCCATGGACGTGCTGGCTATGCTATTGATGCCATCGGAGCTTACTTCCACACCGGTTCACAAGGCGGTGAGGGAGGTGGTCCTAAACCTGTAGTACCCGTAAAGATGGGACCCCTAGGTGGTGACAGGGGAAACGAATTCAACGATGTTGGTTTCGATGGTGTGAAGAAAGTAGCTGTGGCAGCTGATGAATTCAGTGTAACCTACATCAAGATCGAGTACGTAAAGGATGGAAAAGTTGAAATCCGTGAGCACGGGACAAGTCGAGGGCAAGTAAAAGag TTTTCGGTGGATCATCCAAATGATAACTTCACGGCCGTTGGTGGAAGCTACGATCATATTTTCACATATGATACAACACTTATCACATCATTATACCTCACAACCTCAAGAGGATTTACCTCTCCTTTATTCGGTGAGATGAAGGGAACAGAATTCGAGTTCAAAGGTGAAAATGGAGGAAAGCTTATTGGATTCCATGGACGTGCTGGTCATGCTATTGATGCTATTGGGGCCTACTTCGACACTGGTTCTAAACCGGGGGGCGACTCAAACAGTGGAAAAGGAACTGACAGCGGTTCTAGTACTAAAGACAGTGGAAAAGGAACTGACAGCGGTTCTAGTACTAAAGACAGTGGAAAAGGATCTGACAGCGGTTCTAGTACTCAAGACAGTGGAAAAGGATCTGACAGCGGTTCTAGTACTCAAAGACTGGAGGCACAAGGAGGCAAGGGAGGCAATCAATGGGATGACGGAGGCGATTACGACGGTGTGACAAAGATACATGTTGCAGTTGGTCGATGGATTGAGGAAATCAGCTTCGAGTATGTCAAGAACGGACAGACAAAGAAAGGACCCGCACGTGGTGTGAGGGGAAGGAGATCTACCATTGGAACG TTTGAGATAAGTCATCCCAACGAGTATCTTATTTCCGTGAAGGGTTGGTCAGATTCATCCAACAAAATTGCGGGAATTCAATTCAAAACCAACACAAAGACTTCAAAGTATTATGGATTTGAAAAAATTCCTGGAGACGAAAGTACAGACATTTTACTTGAAGTGAAAGACAAGAAGATCGTCGGTTTTCATGGCTTCGCGGACTCTCACGTCAATGCTCTTGGAGCTTATATCGCTCCAGCAGCCAACTGA